A genomic stretch from Xanthocytophaga agilis includes:
- a CDS encoding porin family protein produces the protein MKNLFAIKQQAFKHLTFSLLALLSVSTYSYAQEADGVKFGIKGGLNLSNFYKTEVGDEKIKPGFNAGVFLKAPIAGEVLSIQPEVLYTLVGSETEYSNFLQGSGKYRFNLGYIQVPILLMVNLGPLNIHAGPYAAFLTNVNIKDVDDDGSIDGVTELNKDKFNSIDYGLAGGLGFDLKGATLGFRYNYGLREVGKDGGISLNGSTNASRLLRDSKNSVFQIYVGFGF, from the coding sequence ATGAAAAATCTTTTTGCAATCAAACAACAGGCGTTTAAGCATCTAACTTTCAGTTTGCTCGCCTTGTTAAGTGTGAGTACCTATTCCTATGCACAAGAGGCAGATGGAGTAAAATTTGGGATCAAGGGGGGACTTAACCTTTCCAACTTTTATAAAACAGAAGTCGGAGACGAAAAGATTAAACCTGGATTCAATGCAGGCGTATTTCTAAAGGCACCCATTGCAGGAGAAGTTTTATCCATACAGCCTGAGGTTTTATATACACTGGTAGGCTCTGAAACCGAGTATAGCAATTTTTTACAGGGCAGTGGTAAATACCGCTTCAACCTGGGATATATTCAGGTACCTATTCTGTTGATGGTAAATCTGGGCCCTCTCAACATTCACGCCGGTCCGTATGCGGCCTTTCTGACGAATGTGAATATAAAAGATGTAGACGATGATGGATCGATAGATGGAGTAACCGAATTAAATAAAGACAAATTCAACAGCATTGATTATGGTCTGGCTGGTGGTCTCGGTTTTGATCTGAAGGGAGCTACACTGGGATTCCGTTATAACTATGGTTTGCGTGAGGTAGGAAAAGATGGAGGGATCAGCCTGAATGGTTCTACCAATGCCAGTCGGTTGCTAAGAGACTCTAAAAACAGCGTCTTCCAGATTTATGTAGGATTCGGTTTTTAA
- a CDS encoding phosphotransferase — protein sequence MENYPIVPGRGLVTPYSTKLRQDYLDEQGYSTTHIAASGLLHSDIQNKIESYIGSVEIPIGLVGPLLHIEEDGKEWVYAGAATLEGALVASMNRGAKAASMSGGIATTFVHQKMSRCPMFIFNSTADAGTFYNWLPDKFEYIKKEAQKHSNHARLLSIEPVLADTVVHARFFYRTGDASGQNMTTTCTWHALLFIVSHFTTETGIAIKNYVIEGNGSSDKKVSSYSVENGRGVRVMAECYLKEAVIENVLRTTSQDIVNCFTPSVALANNDNMFSYNINVANTIAAIFAATGQDLGCVHESSVGMLHLEKTDDGLYISLVLPTLVVGTVGGGTSVPKQKEMLELMKCYGQGKLQRFAQLIAAFALSLEISTYAAIVSGAFAKAHEKLGRNKPVNWLTRTELNQSLVRGIMGSVHAEYASLNVSFVEKEMENGIITNLTSKTSNKLIGFFPFTATGPQHNLSLLIKSKASDQDIIKGLHSLAAAIEPALSDLIYAYRNHTEYYNCHLKELFIYEDLHNSGFCITPKYFGKKENVQREIYLLAMEYLQSDAMHLFNTENKPEMWRLEDVKKVIEAITKIHQHYYSGENQVPDHLIRRFDPSQLVPLYEKLIAIILKEEASSERSGQFKKLPGFLKDITQSIENSWPVCVIHNDFNPRNVGIRSNAEVCIYDWELAVKNIPHRDIVEFLAFVLVDRNDISVLKENLGLHADIWGKNLEDNEWLQGYVYGLKEFMICRMSFYKVSEILMKLKFPDRVMDNCFAMLSHIEAMIEANKRYE from the coding sequence ATGGAAAACTATCCCATAGTTCCCGGCAGGGGCCTGGTAACGCCTTACTCTACCAAGCTGCGTCAGGATTATTTGGATGAACAGGGTTATTCTACAACACATATCGCAGCTTCTGGGCTATTGCATTCTGATATACAGAATAAAATAGAATCCTATATAGGCTCTGTTGAAATACCCATAGGGCTAGTAGGGCCGCTTTTGCATATAGAAGAAGACGGCAAAGAATGGGTATATGCCGGGGCAGCAACCTTAGAAGGTGCCCTTGTGGCAAGTATGAACCGGGGAGCAAAAGCAGCCAGCATGAGCGGTGGTATTGCTACCACCTTTGTGCACCAGAAAATGAGCCGTTGCCCCATGTTTATTTTTAATAGTACTGCCGATGCAGGAACGTTTTACAACTGGCTGCCGGATAAGTTTGAATACATTAAAAAAGAAGCCCAAAAGCATTCTAACCATGCGCGGCTTTTATCTATAGAACCTGTACTGGCTGATACTGTAGTGCATGCCCGTTTTTTTTACCGTACTGGCGATGCTTCCGGCCAAAACATGACCACCACTTGTACCTGGCATGCATTGCTGTTTATTGTTAGCCATTTTACCACAGAAACAGGTATAGCCATTAAAAACTATGTTATTGAAGGCAATGGCTCGTCCGATAAAAAAGTCTCATCCTATTCGGTTGAAAATGGCCGGGGTGTGCGGGTAATGGCAGAATGCTACCTGAAAGAGGCCGTTATAGAAAATGTCCTGCGCACTACGTCGCAGGACATTGTAAACTGTTTTACACCATCTGTAGCACTTGCAAACAATGATAATATGTTTAGTTACAATATCAATGTGGCTAACACAATAGCGGCCATATTTGCCGCTACAGGGCAGGACCTGGGCTGTGTTCATGAGTCGTCTGTGGGTATGCTGCACCTGGAAAAAACCGATGACGGACTCTATATATCTCTTGTGCTCCCTACGCTGGTTGTAGGTACGGTAGGAGGGGGCACATCAGTCCCCAAACAAAAAGAAATGCTGGAATTAATGAAGTGCTATGGACAAGGCAAGTTGCAACGCTTTGCCCAACTGATAGCCGCATTTGCTCTGTCGCTCGAAATTTCTACCTACGCCGCCATTGTAAGTGGGGCATTTGCCAAAGCCCACGAAAAACTTGGACGCAATAAACCGGTAAATTGGCTTACCCGGACCGAACTTAATCAAAGCCTGGTCAGGGGCATAATGGGCAGTGTGCACGCAGAATATGCTAGTCTGAATGTTTCTTTTGTGGAGAAAGAAATGGAAAATGGCATCATTACAAACCTTACCAGCAAGACCAGTAATAAGCTTATTGGCTTTTTCCCTTTTACAGCTACAGGCCCCCAGCACAATCTTTCGCTGCTTATCAAATCAAAAGCATCCGACCAGGATATAATAAAGGGGCTGCATAGTTTGGCTGCTGCTATAGAACCGGCACTATCTGACCTTATCTATGCCTACCGCAATCATACCGAGTATTATAACTGCCATCTGAAAGAACTTTTTATTTATGAGGACCTGCACAACAGCGGCTTTTGCATAACACCAAAATATTTTGGAAAAAAAGAAAATGTGCAGCGTGAAATATACCTGTTGGCTATGGAATACCTTCAGTCTGATGCTATGCACCTGTTTAATACCGAAAACAAGCCAGAAATGTGGAGACTTGAAGATGTGAAGAAGGTAATTGAAGCTATTACAAAGATACACCAACATTACTATTCTGGAGAAAATCAGGTCCCTGATCATCTTATTCGTCGCTTTGATCCTTCACAATTGGTCCCCCTTTATGAAAAACTGATTGCTATCATTCTAAAAGAGGAAGCGTCTTCTGAACGTAGCGGTCAGTTTAAAAAACTCCCTGGTTTTTTGAAGGATATCACACAAAGTATAGAAAATTCATGGCCTGTTTGTGTGATCCACAATGATTTTAATCCTAGAAATGTCGGTATCCGGAGCAATGCAGAGGTGTGTATTTATGATTGGGAACTAGCAGTAAAGAACATACCTCATCGTGATATCGTAGAGTTCCTGGCTTTTGTCCTGGTTGATCGTAATGATATAAGTGTACTGAAAGAAAATCTTGGTTTACATGCTGATATTTGGGGAAAGAACCTTGAGGATAACGAATGGCTGCAAGGATATGTGTATGGCCTGAAAGAGTTTATGATATGTCGAATGTCTTTTTATAAGGTGTCTGAGATTTTAATGAAACTTAAGTTTCCTGATAGGGTAATGGATAACTGCTTTGCCATGCTCTCGCATATAGAAGCAATGATAGAGGCTAACAAGAGGTATGAATAG
- a CDS encoding YbaN family protein, which yields MNSRLYKCLFLFLGIVSLVLAYIGVLLPGVPAIPFILLAGYCFLQGSPKLYQWLSDRKYIGAILKKYSSGNASKGAIWFVISQLWISLIVAQVIIKPHFSIIILINVGGIISSVIIWNFYKK from the coding sequence ATGAATAGCCGTTTGTATAAATGCTTGTTCCTTTTTTTGGGGATTGTTTCCCTTGTGTTGGCTTACATAGGTGTTTTATTACCAGGCGTACCAGCAATTCCGTTTATACTTTTAGCAGGATATTGTTTCCTCCAAGGATCGCCTAAACTTTACCAATGGCTTTCAGACCGGAAATATATTGGCGCCATATTGAAAAAGTATAGTAGTGGTAATGCGTCAAAAGGCGCTATATGGTTTGTGATTTCGCAGTTGTGGATATCACTAATTGTTGCTCAGGTCATTATAAAACCTCATTTTAGTATCATAATTCTTATAAATGTAGGAGGCATTATAAGTAGTGTCATCATTTGGAATTTCTATAAGAAATAG
- a CDS encoding PAS domain S-box protein gives MSKNLFEQRLSEQENWSELALQLAEIGRWELDLVDYKVYLDDRCTELYGFPSEEAPSYNDLFNYIYPEDHAKVKLAVSQSLTLAEYVPYNIRFRTISAEDKKVRWIHCKGKTSFTAEGNPYRFIGTAQDVTELIESQKQAAAFEHLSELALEGASAGWFTIRMADNYMEHSLTLTRIMTGTEKLVNRDFLIKHLHPDDIPLRDKAYQEAAQSGKLRYEVRFIWDDGSIHWVRVLGTYQYDEHHTPYFFAGIAQDITLEVQARLELQVSEERFRNIVEQAPMGLGLLKGTDMIIEVGNQRMFDLWGKDSSIIGMKLMEALPELEGQGFWELLQHVYHTAEPFVGVGTLAKLQRNGKLEDAYFDFAYTPLRNATGKVSGIMVLANEVTTQTLSQKSLASSEAKFRSLIEEAPFATALYRGEELIIDTANQTMIELWGKDESVRGMRLADALPELESQPFLDILAQIYKTGQVYHAREMRADLVVRGKLDSFYFNFIYKPLRDEKGQVYAILNMAVEVTDEVIYRQKLEESELFARTIFYNSPVAKMVLTTEQMLIHTINENMLQMIGRDESIIGKPLLEAIPELRSTSLPDRFQHVYTTGQTFHEPEERFDLLRFGIPYTGYYNYTYKALTNTNGQIYGVIIAAIEVTNLVLARKKVEEAEAMMRGAIELAQLGTWTYDPATNRTTYSDRLREWFGILPEEEDLDDVYPVLSNADQERIRTAMSWALNPESGGIYNEEYAITNRTTGQKYIIHAQARTFFDEQGKPVKMFGTAQDVTERRSAQLVLEQQVQKRTEELATTNEELAATNEELATTNDELFEANQLLARSNDNLEKFAYIASHDLQEPLRKIQAFGDLLKKEYATSLGNGIPILERMQSASKRMSVLIQDLLSFSKISNQKDRTESVSLNQVLDT, from the coding sequence ATGAGTAAAAATCTTTTTGAGCAAAGGCTCTCTGAACAGGAAAATTGGTCTGAATTGGCATTGCAATTAGCTGAGATAGGAAGATGGGAGTTAGATCTGGTTGATTATAAAGTCTATTTGGATGATCGGTGCACAGAACTATATGGCTTTCCCTCTGAAGAAGCTCCTTCTTATAATGACCTGTTTAACTATATTTATCCGGAAGATCATGCAAAAGTAAAACTGGCAGTCAGCCAGAGTCTTACACTTGCTGAGTACGTTCCTTATAATATTCGCTTTCGTACTATTAGTGCTGAGGATAAAAAAGTTCGCTGGATACACTGTAAAGGCAAAACCAGTTTTACTGCGGAAGGTAATCCTTATCGGTTTATAGGGACTGCACAGGATGTAACAGAACTGATTGAGTCACAAAAACAGGCGGCTGCTTTTGAGCACTTGTCAGAGTTAGCCCTCGAAGGGGCTTCTGCAGGATGGTTTACCATTCGAATGGCAGATAATTACATGGAACATTCACTGACACTGACCAGGATTATGACTGGAACCGAAAAACTGGTAAACCGGGATTTTCTGATAAAGCACTTGCATCCGGATGATATTCCCCTTCGCGACAAAGCTTACCAGGAAGCTGCTCAATCAGGAAAACTTCGATACGAAGTTCGTTTTATCTGGGACGATGGATCTATACACTGGGTCAGAGTCCTGGGAACCTACCAGTATGATGAGCACCATACTCCCTATTTCTTTGCCGGCATCGCTCAGGACATCACTCTGGAGGTGCAGGCTCGCCTGGAACTGCAAGTGAGTGAAGAGCGATTCCGCAATATTGTAGAGCAAGCCCCTATGGGATTGGGGTTGCTGAAAGGAACCGATATGATTATCGAGGTAGGTAATCAGCGAATGTTTGACTTGTGGGGCAAAGATAGTTCTATCATAGGCATGAAATTAATGGAAGCATTGCCTGAGCTGGAAGGACAGGGATTCTGGGAATTGTTACAACATGTCTATCATACCGCAGAACCTTTTGTGGGAGTGGGTACCTTGGCTAAACTGCAACGCAATGGAAAACTAGAAGATGCCTATTTTGATTTTGCCTACACCCCTTTACGCAATGCTACTGGCAAAGTATCTGGGATAATGGTACTAGCCAACGAAGTGACCACTCAGACTTTATCACAGAAGTCTCTGGCTTCCAGTGAGGCCAAGTTTCGTTCTCTTATAGAAGAGGCTCCTTTTGCTACAGCTCTCTATCGTGGAGAAGAGTTGATTATAGATACAGCTAACCAGACGATGATTGAACTATGGGGGAAAGATGAAAGTGTACGAGGAATGCGACTTGCCGATGCCTTGCCCGAACTGGAGTCACAACCCTTTCTGGATATATTGGCTCAGATTTATAAGACAGGTCAGGTGTATCATGCCCGGGAGATGCGAGCAGATCTTGTAGTAAGAGGCAAATTGGACAGTTTCTACTTCAATTTTATCTATAAGCCACTGAGAGATGAAAAGGGGCAGGTTTATGCCATATTGAATATGGCAGTTGAGGTAACAGATGAAGTAATATACCGCCAGAAACTGGAAGAAAGTGAATTGTTCGCCAGAACCATTTTCTACAATTCACCTGTTGCCAAAATGGTTTTGACCACTGAGCAGATGTTGATCCATACCATCAATGAGAACATGCTTCAGATGATAGGACGGGATGAATCCATTATAGGCAAACCCCTTCTGGAAGCTATCCCCGAACTGAGATCTACCTCTTTACCTGACCGGTTCCAGCATGTATATACCACAGGACAAACGTTTCATGAGCCGGAAGAACGGTTTGACCTGCTACGGTTTGGAATCCCTTATACAGGCTATTACAATTACACGTATAAGGCGCTTACCAACACAAATGGCCAGATTTATGGAGTGATCATAGCGGCCATTGAGGTAACCAATCTAGTACTTGCCCGCAAAAAAGTAGAAGAAGCAGAAGCCATGATGCGGGGAGCCATTGAACTGGCACAACTGGGAACCTGGACCTATGACCCTGCTACCAACCGCACCACCTATTCAGATCGGCTCAGAGAATGGTTTGGTATCTTGCCTGAAGAAGAGGATCTAGACGATGTGTATCCAGTATTATCCAACGCAGATCAGGAGCGTATCCGTACGGCTATGTCCTGGGCTCTCAATCCCGAATCGGGGGGTATTTACAATGAAGAATATGCAATAACCAACCGAACCACTGGCCAGAAATATATTATTCATGCACAAGCCCGCACCTTTTTTGATGAGCAGGGAAAACCTGTAAAAATGTTTGGAACGGCTCAGGATGTAACTGAGCGGCGTTCTGCACAACTGGTATTGGAGCAACAGGTTCAGAAGCGTACGGAAGAACTGGCAACAACCAATGAAGAATTAGCCGCTACCAATGAAGAACTGGCTACTACCAATGATGAATTGTTTGAAGCCAATCAACTGCTGGCTCGCTCCAATGATAATCTTGAAAAGTTTGCCTATATTGCCTCACATGATTTGCAGGAACCTCTTCGCAAGATTCAAGCTTTCGGAGATTTGTTAAAGAAGGAATATGCAACTTCACTTGGGAATGGAATACCTATTCTTGAACGCATGCAGTCAGCATCCAAGCGGATGTCGGTTTTAATCCAAGATCTGTTGTCATTTTCCAAAATATCAAACCAGAAAGATCGTACCGAATCTGTATCCTTGAATCAGGTGCTAGATACAG
- a CDS encoding polysaccharide deacetylase family protein, translating into MKQVIFLYCVVLSVSAFSQTNSSGKKPAAKAIICLTYDDGLASHLSVAVPQLDSAGLKATFFLNSIAGSSDVLGKASPAVVGWQQAAQKGHELGNHTLFHPCPEKLGWEKQVAIEQYTLTRILEEVTLSNALLTLLDQKKAKRTFAYPCNNVIVQGKDYSTELQKTGLISYARGGGDRTNIVTDYKTLNPMQVPSWLVEDGTTLNELIAFAEKVKQAGGMGIYQFHGIGGEFFQVSKETHKRFLQYLNANKEHYRVITFSEAMNSITTR; encoded by the coding sequence ATGAAACAGGTTATCTTTCTTTATTGTGTGGTACTTTCTGTGAGTGCTTTTTCACAGACGAATAGCTCTGGCAAAAAGCCTGCTGCAAAAGCAATCATCTGTCTTACCTATGATGACGGCCTGGCCTCTCACTTGTCGGTAGCTGTACCACAACTGGACTCGGCTGGCTTGAAAGCTACATTTTTTCTGAATTCCATTGCGGGCTCATCGGATGTTCTTGGAAAAGCTTCTCCAGCAGTAGTAGGCTGGCAACAGGCTGCACAGAAAGGACATGAGTTGGGTAATCATACACTGTTTCATCCTTGCCCTGAAAAACTAGGTTGGGAAAAGCAGGTGGCTATTGAGCAATATACCCTTACACGCATTTTGGAAGAAGTGACTCTCTCCAATGCATTACTCACACTACTGGATCAGAAGAAAGCCAAACGAACATTTGCCTATCCCTGCAATAATGTGATAGTGCAAGGAAAAGACTACTCTACCGAACTACAAAAGACAGGTCTGATCAGTTATGCCAGAGGTGGCGGTGACCGTACCAATATAGTTACTGATTACAAAACCCTTAATCCAATGCAGGTACCGAGCTGGCTGGTGGAAGACGGAACCACACTGAACGAACTAATTGCCTTTGCCGAAAAGGTAAAACAAGCAGGCGGAATGGGTATTTATCAGTTTCATGGCATTGGCGGAGAGTTTTTTCAGGTAAGCAAAGAGACACACAAGCGTTTTCTACAATATCTGAATGCGAATAAAGAACATTACCGGGTAATTACCTTTTCTGAAGCTATGAATAGTATAACTACTCGTTGA
- a CDS encoding cyanophycinase: MQEVPKGKLLIIGGAEDIGDPQKLSCAQEESRNFQSFEVLQELLPDNSKADYRIEVITTASEEPNEMGKKYQKAFERANISNVGIIHISNREEANAPATIKRIEKASAVFFSGGDQFRLSTILGSSQLMEVITRKYIREPGFIVGGTSAGAMAISSVMIYEGDSHKALLKGTVKISSGLGLIDHCIIDTHFINRGRFGRLAESIITNPACIGLGLGEDTALVIYDGNKAECCGSGMVVVIDSKELGHTNIAYVEKGTPLSAENLTVHLLTKGNGFSLKERKFIPAKKDMELEESIRSH; encoded by the coding sequence ATGCAAGAAGTTCCTAAAGGAAAATTATTGATTATAGGAGGAGCCGAAGATATCGGAGATCCTCAAAAGTTGTCATGTGCTCAGGAAGAAAGTCGAAACTTTCAAAGCTTTGAAGTATTACAAGAACTACTTCCTGATAATTCCAAAGCCGATTATCGGATCGAAGTAATTACCACAGCTTCGGAAGAGCCAAACGAAATGGGCAAAAAGTACCAGAAGGCTTTTGAACGAGCCAACATTTCCAATGTAGGTATTATCCATATTAGCAACCGCGAGGAAGCCAATGCACCTGCTACAATCAAACGTATCGAGAAGGCCAGTGCCGTGTTTTTCAGTGGTGGAGATCAGTTTCGTCTTTCTACTATACTGGGTTCCTCTCAACTAATGGAGGTTATCACCCGAAAGTATATCCGGGAACCTGGCTTTATTGTAGGAGGTACTAGTGCCGGAGCTATGGCGATCTCGTCAGTGATGATCTATGAAGGGGATAGCCACAAGGCACTACTGAAGGGAACTGTAAAGATTAGTTCTGGCCTTGGGTTGATAGATCATTGCATCATAGATACACATTTTATTAACCGTGGACGGTTTGGACGGCTGGCAGAATCCATTATCACGAACCCTGCCTGTATAGGGCTGGGCCTTGGTGAAGATACAGCATTGGTTATTTATGATGGCAATAAAGCCGAGTGTTGTGGTTCGGGAATGGTCGTAGTAATCGATAGCAAAGAACTGGGACATACCAACATTGCGTATGTAGAGAAAGGAACTCCTTTATCTGCTGAAAATCTGACGGTGCATTTGTTGACGAAAGGAAACGGATTTTCGCTTAAAGAACGGAAATTTATTCCGGCAAAAAAGGATATGGAACTGGAGGAAAGCATCCGATCTCATTAG
- a CDS encoding cupin domain-containing protein encodes MHRRSFLSLPALAPFSFIPLSFANDRPDKGIRVDAGKDRFNKSFMYLGARFDLKVSGKDTDGAMSIYDTTRFEKIGPPLHKHTNLDEWFFVMEGEFKVQIGQDIFRLKAGDSVFGPRGVAHTFVKTSDTVGRLLLIHQPAGTMEEYFEQIIQLKSPTPEQKKALLIKHHMEAVGPALSPD; translated from the coding sequence ATGCACCGCCGATCTTTTCTTTCACTGCCTGCACTGGCACCGTTTTCGTTTATTCCCCTTTCGTTTGCCAACGACCGTCCTGACAAAGGCATCCGGGTAGATGCCGGAAAGGACCGGTTTAACAAGAGTTTTATGTATCTGGGAGCCCGCTTTGATTTGAAAGTTTCCGGAAAGGATACCGACGGGGCAATGAGTATCTATGATACTACCCGGTTCGAGAAGATAGGACCACCTTTACACAAACATACCAACCTGGACGAATGGTTTTTTGTCATGGAAGGAGAGTTTAAAGTACAGATCGGACAGGACATCTTTCGGCTCAAAGCTGGCGATAGTGTGTTTGGTCCTCGTGGAGTGGCCCACACCTTTGTCAAAACCAGCGATACTGTTGGTCGCTTGCTTCTGATTCATCAGCCAGCCGGAACTATGGAAGAATATTTTGAACAGATTATCCAGCTGAAAAGCCCAACACCGGAGCAAAAGAAAGCGTTGCTGATAAAACATCACATGGAAGCTGTAGGCCCGGCTTTGTCTCCGGATTAA